The following is a genomic window from Desulfofarcimen acetoxidans DSM 771.
AAAAGAGTTCAAGGAATACAATGATAGAACCTGTATAATCGTTATAGATATAAAGGATATTTCAATAGGCTTAATTGTAGATGCTGTATCTGAAGTAATGTCCATAGCAGAACAGGATATTGTTCCTCCTCCGGATTCTAAGACCGGTTTCCACAACAGGTATGTTAAGGGAATTGGTAAAATCGATAACGGCGTCAAACTTTTATTGGACTGTGATAAACTCCTGAATGATGAAGAAACTGAAGATCTGAGCCTTCCGGTATAAAAAAACGGAGGTTTTAAATAAGAGAAGGAGTTGATTGAATAATGAAATGGTTTTACAACATGAAAGTCAGCGCTAAGCTGTTTGTGGCATTTATTCTTGTAGCGATCATAACCGGAATAGTAGGTATGATTGGTATAGTAAATATAAGAGAGATTAATGAAAAGGATACCCAACTTTATAAGAACATGATTGTGCCAATTGCTGAATTAAGTCAAATTACAAATTCTTTTCAAAGAATGAGAGTAAGCCTCCGTGATATTATTCTTGCCCAAACTCCTGATGATATTGCAGTGAATAATAATAAAATTATGGATAGATTGGCTGAGATTGATAAGTATTCGGCAGACTTTGAGAAAACAATGATATCACAGGAAATAAAGGATGCTTTTAGCCAATTTAAGAACTCAACCAAAGCATATCATGCGGAACTTGAAGTAATAGTAGAACTGGCCAAAGCTAATAAAGATGCCGAGGCTACTGCTTATATGTATGGCAGCCAGGCGCAAAAAGCCTCCCAGGTTGAAGAGGATGCTATTGCAAAACTGGTTAATTTGAAAGAAAAAGCGGCAAGAGAAACTTCATATAATAATTCCGAGCTTGCAGTTAATGCTGAAAAAATGATGATTATATTTATCATATTAAGCATACTGATCTCTTTAAGCCTCGGTTTATTTATTTCAAATATAATCAGCAGGCCTGTGAGAAAGCTTTCTGAAGCTGCCGGCAAACTGGCAATTGGAGATATTAATGTCACTGTTGAAGCTGTATCAAAAGATGAGATTGGTAATTTAGCCCTGGCATTTGGCAAAATGGTTGAGAATATCCGGGAGCAGGCAAACAATGCGGAAAAAGTTGCTCAGGGCGATCTTTCTGTAGAAATAAAGGCAAAATCAGACAGTGATGTGCTGGCCAAGAGTATGAAACTTGTTGTAGAAGAACTGAGACATCTGGTGGATGATACAGTAATGCTTACGCAGGCGGCTGTTCAAGGCAAGCTGCAAACCAGGGCCGATGCGGATAAATTCAGCGGTGGCTATAAGGAAATAGTTGAAGGTGTGAACAATATTCTCAACGCGGTAATAGAGCCGGTGAAGGAGGCTTCCTCAGTACTCCAGGAGATGGCTAAAGGAAATCTGAAGGTCAGTGTGAACGGTAATTACAGGGGAGATCACGCGGAGATTAAGGATGCTCTGAATTTCACTCTTTCCACTGTTTCCGGTTATATCAACGAAATATCTTCTGTTCTTACCAATATGGCCGATGGGAACCTGGCAGTAGGCATCAGCGGTGAATATCTGGGTGACTTTATAGAAATTAAGAATTCATTGAACAGCATTGTCAAGTCTTTTAATGAAATACTGGGAGATATGAATACAGCTTCAGAGCAGGTGGCTACCGGTTCAATGCAGGTATCTGATTCCAGTCAGGCATTATCTCAGGGTTCTACAGAACAGGCCAGTGCCATTGAAGAGCTGACTGTCTCAATGACAGAGATTGCTGCACAGACCAAACAAAATGCGGTTAATGCCAGCCAAGCCAGTGAGCTTGCTCTGGAAGTTAAGAATAATGCAATAAAAGGTAATGAGCGGATGAGGGAAATGCTGCAGGCAATGGATGAAATAAATATATCTTCAGGGAATATTTCCAAAATAATTAAAGTTATTGATGAAATTGCCTTTCAGACCAATATTCTTGCTTTAAACGCCGCGGTGGAAGCTGCCAGGGCCGGCCAGCACGGGAAAGGGTTTGCCGTTGTAGCTGAGGAAGTGAGAAACCTGGCTGCAAGAAGTGCTAATGCGGCCAAGGAAACAACTTCTATGATTGAAGGTTCGATCAGCAAGGTTGAGAGCGGGACAAAGATTGCTAAAGAGACAGCACAAGCCTTAAACAGTATTGTGGAAGGCGTAACCAGGGCGGCTAATCTTGTTGGTGAAATCGCTAATGCCTCCAGTGAACAGGCTACTGGAATTGCTCAGGTAAATCAGGGTATTGAGCAGGTGTCAATGGTGGTGCAAACTAATTCAGCTACTGCCGAAGAGAGTGCGGCTGCCAGTGAGGAATTATCAGGCCAGGCAGAAATTCTTAAAGAAATGGTTTCTAAATTCAGGTTGAAAAAAACCGGTTCATCTTTTAATAATGGGGGTGAGCTTAATGAGAACTTTTTGAGAATGCTGGAAGAAATATCTGAAAGCAGAAAATCTTCTAAAGCAGCCAACAGGGCCGAACAGGAGATGGATTATGCATTAGCTCAGGTTGCCTCCGCCGGACAGACTGTAAAACCCAAAATTTCTCTCAGTGACAGGGAGTTTGACAAATATTAAACTCAAAAACACAAAGTCACTTAAGGCAACTTTCTTGGTAGTTTTGCAACAATGCAACCGGCTTCTACAGGCAAAATGAGTGAAGGAAAGGGTGACTCATGGCTCAAGAAGGGGTTAATATATCCGAAAAGGAATTCAGCCGGCTGGCCTGTTTTATTAAACAGCATTTTGGAATAAATCTGGTGCAAGAGAAAAAACTGTTGGTGGTAAGCCGGTTGCAAAACTTTTTGATACGGAACAACTTTAAAAGTTTTTCCGAATACTTTGATTATGTTGTTGCGGACAGAACAGGTAATGCAGTAGTCACTCTGCTCAATAAACTGACTACAAATCATACTTTTTTTATGCGTGAAGCAGATCACTTTGATTTTTTCAGAAACAAGGTTTTGCCTTACCTTTCACAAAAGGTTAAGGACAAGGATTTAAGAATCTGGAGTGCCGGGTGTTCTACCGGTCAGGAATCTTATACTCTTTCCATGATTATAGACGAGTACTTTGGGGCGGAAAAAAAATTATGGAACACAAAAGTTCTGGCCACAGACATATCTACTATTGTTCTGGAAAAGGCGAAAAAAGGTGAATACTCGGATGAGGAAATTTGCATGATACCCAGGCACAGGAGATTTAGCTATTTTATAAAAAATGATAATCAGAGGTATTGTATAGTTAATGAAATAAAGAAAGAAGTCATTTACAGAAGGTTTAATCTTATGGATGAGGTTTTCCCTTTTAAAAAAAAGTTTCAGGTTATTTTCTGTAGAAATGTTATGATCTACTTTGATCGAAAGACCAAGCAGGAGCTGGTGAATAAGTTTTATGATTTTACAGAACCGGGAGGTTATTTGTTCATCGGTCATTCAGAATCACTCAATCAAATAGAAACAGGTTTTAGGTATATTAGGCCTGCCATATATCGTAAGGCATAGAAGGAAATCAAGTGCAGCCGGTTTTTATGAACCGGTGGAGGTAGCGAAGTATGATAAAGAAAAAAATTAAGGTTCTTGTGGTGGATGATTCCCTTGTGTTCAGGGAGACACTGGCTAAAAGCATTTCGAAAGATCCGGGGATTGAGGTTGTCGGTACGGCTTCGGATCCTTTTATGGCCAGAGATAAGATACTGGAATTGGAACCTGATGTGTTAACTCTTGATGTCGAAATGCCGAAGATGAGCGGGATTGAATTCTTAAAAAGGCTTATGCCTCAGTATCCCATTCCTGTCATAATGGTAAGTTCTGTGGGTGAAAATGTTTTTGATGCGCTCAATGCGGGCGCAGTGGATTTTGTTGCCAAGCCAAATTTCGGAATAGAAAAAGGCATTGATGCTTTGATCAATGAATTAATAGTTAAGATTAAGATAGCTTCCACAGCTCGATTAAGTCATTGGAAGAATAAATCAACCTGCAGCGGCATAGTGGGAAAAGATAACGGCCATGCCGGCAATTCTATCATTGCCATTGGAGCTTCTACAGGCGGCACGGAAGCTATCTTAAGTATATTAAAACAGTTTCCCGGAAATATGCCCGGCATAGTAATTGTGCAGCACATGCCTCCGGTTTTTACAAAAATGTATGCTCAAAGACTTAATAATAGCTGCCTCCTGGAAGTCAAAGAAGCTCAGAAAGGTGACAGGGTGCTTCCCGGAACTGTTTTAATTGCACCCGGGGATTACCATATGAGAATCAAGAAGGCCGGAGATAATTATTCAGTTGAATGTTTAAAAGGTGAAAAGGTTAACGGTCACTGTCCTTCAGTGGATGTGCTTTTTGAATCTGTAGCTGAAAAGGCGGGTTCTGCTGCCATAGGAGTAATTTTAACCGGCATGGGGCATGACGGTGCCAGGGGGTTGCTTTCCATGCGGAAAAAAGGAGCCCTCACGATTGGGCAAAATGAGGAAACATGTGTGGTTTACGGCATGCCCAAGGTAGCTTATGAGATAGGAGCGGTGCAAAAACAGTCGTCACTTTTGTCCATACCACAGCTTATATATTCCATGTTGGATAACATTCAAAAATATAGATAACATTTTTCTTAATTGCTTGGTTTTTGCATTGGAATTGTACATAAAAACATTAAACTTGAATAAGGGCTGATGCATATGTGGGATAACCGTGACTTAACTATTAAAGGCAACGATACAGTAATGGAGTGTAGGCGTCTTTCTAATATTTTGGAGTGTATTGGAGACGGTTTGATTACAGCGGCTACAGACGGCAAAGTCCAGTTTATGAACAAGGTTGCGGAGAAATTTTTATGCTGGGATCTGGCAGAGGCAAAAGGGAAAAACATAGATGAAGTATTTAGAATGATTAATCTGGAAACTAACGAGATATTGTATACGCATTATGACCAAATTATTGCAACACAATCACCAAGAGGCTTGAGGAAGGATACGGTACTGCTTTCCAGGGATGGTATGCTCAGGTACGTATCAGCCAGTATATCTCCCGTGAAAGATATGAATAATTTTGTGGAAGCTATTGTCATTGTATTCAGGGATATTACCAGGCGAAGGAGTATAGAAGACGCGATTAATA
Proteins encoded in this region:
- a CDS encoding CheR family methyltransferase, with amino-acid sequence MAQEGVNISEKEFSRLACFIKQHFGINLVQEKKLLVVSRLQNFLIRNNFKSFSEYFDYVVADRTGNAVVTLLNKLTTNHTFFMREADHFDFFRNKVLPYLSQKVKDKDLRIWSAGCSTGQESYTLSMIIDEYFGAEKKLWNTKVLATDISTIVLEKAKKGEYSDEEICMIPRHRRFSYFIKNDNQRYCIVNEIKKEVIYRRFNLMDEVFPFKKKFQVIFCRNVMIYFDRKTKQELVNKFYDFTEPGGYLFIGHSESLNQIETGFRYIRPAIYRKA
- a CDS encoding methyl-accepting chemotaxis protein, encoding MKWFYNMKVSAKLFVAFILVAIITGIVGMIGIVNIREINEKDTQLYKNMIVPIAELSQITNSFQRMRVSLRDIILAQTPDDIAVNNNKIMDRLAEIDKYSADFEKTMISQEIKDAFSQFKNSTKAYHAELEVIVELAKANKDAEATAYMYGSQAQKASQVEEDAIAKLVNLKEKAARETSYNNSELAVNAEKMMIIFIILSILISLSLGLFISNIISRPVRKLSEAAGKLAIGDINVTVEAVSKDEIGNLALAFGKMVENIREQANNAEKVAQGDLSVEIKAKSDSDVLAKSMKLVVEELRHLVDDTVMLTQAAVQGKLQTRADADKFSGGYKEIVEGVNNILNAVIEPVKEASSVLQEMAKGNLKVSVNGNYRGDHAEIKDALNFTLSTVSGYINEISSVLTNMADGNLAVGISGEYLGDFIEIKNSLNSIVKSFNEILGDMNTASEQVATGSMQVSDSSQALSQGSTEQASAIEELTVSMTEIAAQTKQNAVNASQASELALEVKNNAIKGNERMREMLQAMDEINISSGNISKIIKVIDEIAFQTNILALNAAVEAARAGQHGKGFAVVAEEVRNLAARSANAAKETTSMIEGSISKVESGTKIAKETAQALNSIVEGVTRAANLVGEIANASSEQATGIAQVNQGIEQVSMVVQTNSATAEESAAASEELSGQAEILKEMVSKFRLKKTGSSFNNGGELNENFLRMLEEISESRKSSKAANRAEQEMDYALAQVASAGQTVKPKISLSDREFDKY
- a CDS encoding protein-glutamate methylesterase/protein-glutamine glutaminase, giving the protein MIKKKIKVLVVDDSLVFRETLAKSISKDPGIEVVGTASDPFMARDKILELEPDVLTLDVEMPKMSGIEFLKRLMPQYPIPVIMVSSVGENVFDALNAGAVDFVAKPNFGIEKGIDALINELIVKIKIASTARLSHWKNKSTCSGIVGKDNGHAGNSIIAIGASTGGTEAILSILKQFPGNMPGIVIVQHMPPVFTKMYAQRLNNSCLLEVKEAQKGDRVLPGTVLIAPGDYHMRIKKAGDNYSVECLKGEKVNGHCPSVDVLFESVAEKAGSAAIGVILTGMGHDGARGLLSMRKKGALTIGQNEETCVVYGMPKVAYEIGAVQKQSSLLSIPQLIYSMLDNIQKYR
- a CDS encoding chemotaxis protein CheW translates to MAQLKENILDKEYFEDTQKDKYLTFSMGKEEYGIEIRYVTEIIGMQAITEVPELPDYIKGIINLRGKIIPVMDVRLRFKKEFKEYNDRTCIIVIDIKDISIGLIVDAVSEVMSIAEQDIVPPPDSKTGFHNRYVKGIGKIDNGVKLLLDCDKLLNDEETEDLSLPV